In Glycine max cultivar Williams 82 chromosome 10, Glycine_max_v4.0, whole genome shotgun sequence, the DNA window CAAGCACACCCAAAAATATGAGGCATATTCAGAcagtaatcaatcaaaataatatgcactgcaaagagagacaaacaagtTATATTCGTGTGGGGCTATAACAAAGATAATTTGAGATAGGGAGGTAACAGGTCTATCTTCATCTTGAATCCCCCCACTATGGTATCTCATAAGTCATAACTAAGAATTCTGATTAGGAATTAATTAattggagatataaggttggtttcatggtgaagggagaagggaaggaGGGAGAGGTCAGGAATTCAAATCCCCCtcttaacaaaaactaacatatTAGTAACAacttcgataaaaaaaaaagaaaaaaaaaaaaaagaaaggaagtaaCTAATTTCTAGAGGAAAGAATTTGGAGGAGATAAGCAAAGAAATGCAACTCCAGCAAATAATTAGGCAAactagagaagaagaaaaaagtacaTACTGCTTTTAAAGGAGAAACACGAAATGGGGGTTAGCTACAGATTGTGGAATTTCATGTAATAGCTCAAAGGTATATTATTATGCGCAAGACTCTCATCTAAGGAAAGTAATCCACTAAATTGATTCTTACAACCATCAATACCCAACAAATCAGATACAGAGAATGCAATGTGAAGCAGTGAAGTACTAATGAGTACCAATTACATAGAAACTCAAAATGCAGATTTCGAAAAGAGACACATCACACAAAGAAgccaaataaaaacaatttagctGAGAGAGAGACCAGCTCCTTTAGAATCAGCTTCATGAATGAGAGTGAGGTCCACCATAAGAGGTTGAGGTTGAGGTTGAGGTTGAAGTTGAGATGAAGAGGAAGGTCTTGTTGTTGAGACGACATCATTTTCTAAGAAAGAAAGCTCAGAGAGTGTCTCAGATCCAAAGGACAAGATCCCAGAAACTAAGCATGCAACTTCAACAACAACTACCAAAACCAGCTTCATTGTCATCTTTATTATGAAGCTGACAATGTTCCACTCTCCCCAGCTACAACTACTTATTATTATTCACACACTCTATTTATCTGTTACCTCTTGtctttcaatatttatttgctTTAAATAAGAACCATTGGTAGTTTCTCActttctcttctcatgtggaggaAACAAAGCCTATCTTACTGATACTAAGTAACAGACACAAAGATTGTAGACCCACGtcgtaattttctttttttttcattatgatGTTTTTCTTCAAACAATCACCATTCACGATATTAATGATTAAAGTTTAGTCTATGATGTCTTAAAAATTACGCAAGATCTTCATTATGAAGCGATTCCTCTTGCTTTCCGTTGAGTAGTTATATTGAGAGTGCACCCATAGCCACGTACCCatcaaataaatcaattattttcttttcagccCCCTTTTTTGTTAATTGGTGGGCTATGTATGGAAAGCAAATATTCTTAGCTTCTTGTTACTAAAAGAAGAATAGTGATAGTTGTTTTGCTCCCATTAACTACTCTTTTTGAAGAGGTAAAACACTATGATTGTCATCACTAATTGAAGGCACTGACGGAGCCAATCACGTTAAATTGTATCTATTATGAAAGGGTATCAAAATTTTCCTGTTCGCTATTATAAGATCTATAAATTTACACTTCACTTTGAGGTTTGCTCTGCTTTATTTTACAAAACATGGTTCATTATGCTCTTGTCCGAAAACATGCAGATGGATACTCGCTTGCAATTCTATATTTCTATTAATCAACTATCccgataatatatataatttatttgaaaaataaataaatactttttaaccTTTAATCGTATGAAGtacttttatttctaaaattattagGAAGGCATTACTTGAATTTACTTGTCACGAGCTGTTCAATTGAGATCTTTTTTAGTGTTGCTAAATGCTAAATCAATAACTACATGCGCAAGTGATGTGTAAACTAATTAGCTCTGCTTTTTCTGTGTGTTCAATTCAGTGGACCCAGGGGTAAAAGCAATGTAATGCCCAAAGTTTGCTGAGTCCACTACTTATTGCGGGAATTGATTCTTTGCAAAAGTAGGATTGCATTCTACCGTAAGGTAAATTAATCAACATTCCGACTCCGAACAGCTTAAATTACAGCCTAAACTATTAATTTACGGTTTACAAATATACGTTAGAAATGATTTATATCTAAGTAATAGTCACACAAGTTTTGCTCAACTTTTATGTTTATAATGAGACACTACCCAATGGCATGCTTAATAGCttgttttcaaaagaatcacGTTTAAAAAATTCGATAAATCTTCCAAGAGTAAGTTGGTTTTAACTTTTTACTAGCAGCACTGTCAAAATTCACAATGATGATGTAAAAATCCGACACAATACAATACAATACACATCCAATTCGAAATACATTCTTTTAAGGAATCAATCACCTTTCAAATAATCTATCTGATTAAAACTCTATAGGCAACTAAAGTTACAAATGGGGAGGGAGCAAATTGTCCCCCGAAAGCACTCCATTTGTGGAGCAAAGTGAAATATTCCTGTTAAGGAGCCTGGATCAAAATTAGCTTCCCACggattattattattggcaAAAATTAattggagaaaaaataattaacctaTGCAGACACTGAACCAGTGGATAATATCTCATTTTCTTCACCAAACTTATGATGCTTGTATACTTCAAGCAGCAGTTCCCTACATGGGACAACGGCCCCAATCTTAATGCATGCCAAAAAAGCACCGGAAAGCTTTCTGTGCAGACTATAGGCTTCATCAGGTGGAGGAGTGAGCCTGTGTCTGAGCATTGTTGCCCCAAGATGAGAAATGCTTTGAGTAATGTTGGTTGATCGGAAATCAAATCCACCAGGTCTTGAGAATGGCAAACCCACAATAAACCCAGCTTGGACGTGGGCATCTAGCATCACATCTGATTCCATTCCAGTGAGGAACCCTAGTCTCCTGGACATCTCAACAACCCCATCGCTATCACCATTTGCACATGCTAGAACCTAATCAATTATGCATCATAGACAATAATAAGAATCCCGAAGAATTTTCTGCTCAGCTTTAGAAAAGGGTATAATAGTCAACTAGCTCTACCCCTCCCACCAAGTTGAAGTAGAAAGTTCAAGCAATCAAGTGTTAAGCCATAAGATGAAAACATACAGTAGaaagttgaaattaaaaaaaaaaaggtacttAATATCtgttaatcatattaaatgaaACAGCCTAATGATCACATTAGATTAGTTACTAGGATGGGAACCATTAATAACGATCATATATAAGTGCAATAAACTGCTATGTACTATGTAGGAAGTTTGGGATATATGTTAGGACCAGTTATGTATTATTAAATGTATCTGTAGTATgatataggcgggatttatgtgtGTTGTAATTCTGTCAGTTTTGACAGAATAATCTCTTTAGGAATCATTAGACTCTGGGACAGCAACCCTTAACTGTATCATGTGAATTGTAAGAAAACTACCAAATTATCAATTGGTATTAAATCATATTACGATGACATGACTAATGAGCAATGGCATTTCAATTCTCTTTCCATATATTCTTTAAATATAGATCATTCCATACAGAATCAGACAAACATAACCTTTAACACGGTGTTCAACttccatatatttatttatcattaactTCAACTAAACCAATAATTTACCTTACATTAACAATTTTCAATAGAGAATCTAGTCACTTCCAGTTTAGAGTCAGTTTAATGTcagtttttatttcaatattgttagaagaaaaaataggaAGCAGTCAAGAACTGACATCTTTACTAATCTAGTTTGAATATCCAAATCTgagtaacataaaaattaaacaggtgaaacaataaaaaatgaagatttCAAACCTCAGCATAGTTATTGATATAAAGAGATAAATTTGAAAGGAAGAGAACCAACCATTCttaaataatcatcaacaaatgtTTTAGGGTAATCACGTGCTGCTCCAAAATCAATCAGATTGATTGTCTTTGTAGCTTCATCAAATAAGAAATTACCCCAATTAGGATCAGTCTGCATTAAAGAACACCCTCCAAGGTTAGAAGAGATCAGAAAATCAGATTGGAAGGTGTGGTTTAAAGAAAAACTTCATGTTAACACTTAACATTGAAAGACATGAAGCAACAAAACACAATAGAAAGTGAAATTCATTAACataaaatctctctctctctctctgtgtatacacacacacacacacacacacatacatgcTTTCACTGTATCTATCTTTTTAGATACTCGGtatttggaaggaaaaaaaaaaggtgataatATGTGTTAGCCTCCAGTAGTCTAATAGTGTAGCTACCAAGTGAAGACTGGAAGTTGATTAATGCCTTGTCAACTGATTCAACCAGTCCCTACAAAATGGTATCGCCTAGGCTATAGTATTATTGGTATTGGTAACTCTATATCAGCCCTAGTCACTTCACTTATAAGATCACTATATCATATCAGCTTTGCTTTACAGTGTACAGGAAGTAAACTATGCACAAAATAGACTGAAGTTTTTCCTCTCAAATCTTAACCACTTTGCAAGCATTTAacatggaattttttttatagatactATGTCAGTGAGGATGATAATTTCATTCAGACCTAATCCTTTGTCATATTTCACTCTTTTTAACAGTAACATATGTTTACTTGACTTAAACAACACCTGAACTACGTAACTAAACTAAAATTCATCAGATACACTTTAAATTTCATATGCTTGAACCATAATTCTCTGATTGCTGATACTACAATCAGTAACTCAACAATAGCCTTTAACATTTTACACGTGCACATATATAAACCCAGGGCAGAATAACATGCCTGCATAAATTGGAATACAAATAACTCCATCAATGTCAGTTCTAATAACTTTTTCCCGATATAATTACGAGTTTCCTGGTCCAGTAAAGCCACTTTATCAATTGTAATTCCTGTTGCAAGAGAAAATCACCCCATGTTCAAACACAAGCTAAATATTTAATTCACAAGAATAtcattctatttatttaatctaAATAATGTGAGCAGATTCATCGTTAAACTGAATAAGAAATCCAGAATTGTTGGCTACATATTCTTTTTCCCCCAATGGAATAATtagaaatttgtaaataaaagaaaagcatCCCTTGTTTAATGAGAAGGACAAATAGCATCCTTCTCACCAAAAGTTAAGAAATACTtgagcaaataaaaaataaaagcatcatGCACAAATTTTTGTTCATAAAACTATCTGATTAAAGGTAACAGAATTTCTCAAAATATAACTATACAATGAATTAGATAAATGTTTCTTATTGTTAGGccatctttcttttcacttttaaataattaaaaaatgcaaagatgAAATAATTGAGTAAATGACTAACAAATGAGATTATATGAGATAAATAGGAACATCTACAGGAAAAATCTTCTATCCAATTTGGAAAATTATATCTTCCATGCAAATAATACTATATATTGAAAGCATTGCCATCTAAACAGGATGTCAAATGCAGCTGCAGCTGCTTCAAACACCACATACGATTTAAATCTTTTGAAACACTTAAATGTATAATAGCTATGCAAGTTACGGTCCCAGAAAGCTCTGTTTGAGAAAGGATGTATCAAAAGAACGCATCACAAGAACTGCTGAAATTCGTTATAATTACCATGAACAAGCTCGGTAGTTAATACTCTTTTGCTTGAAATATCATCCACAACTATTGGAACATAAAGTCCATCTGTGCCAGTAAGAAGATCTCGGAACCGCTTCTGATTCGCTGCCTCCAACTTGTAATCACACTCGCGAGATAATTCTTCTTTGGCCACctagaaaaaaatataggaaGAACGTAAAAAAGCAAGattttaacatataaacaaTTAGACATATATTCGTCAAATTATGGAGACATTTTTTCTATATGATAGGTAGGACTGTAAGAGACTCCAGATCAATATCCACCATAGAAAAATATCATACTGCATCATCCCCCTAGGGCAGAGTACATGGAACATTAGGTGGATGAGTTGAAAGGTGAAGAGGCAAAAAGAAAGAGGTAGTAATGAAAGAGTTGCACAAGTGTGTACACAAATCAAACTATTACAGATTGAATACGGTTTAGGATCTCACTGATAGATTTGAAGGCATATCACTCAGTGAAAAGAAGAGAGGGGCTAAGGGATCTCACTGATAGAAAATTTGCAGGTTTAAAAGACTACAAAATGAGAACATTGATATAAACACACAACTgaaagcatgcatgaatttattgaattatattaataaatacgCACCTTTATAGCTCTGTCAAGATAAAGTCCTTTAGGAATTAAATTTGTGTAGTTTAAAAGAAGCTTCACATTCTCAATGTCACTATCAATGCTATCTGCCACACCAGGATACTGAATTTTCATTGCAACTTGCATGCCATCCTTCATGACAGCTTGGTGCACCTAAATTCCATGAGGAACCTAATTAAGCAATACTATTATACTAAGAAGAAGTGCCCCAATATAGAGTTGCATGATATTGCTGTTAGgacatatgtaaaaaaattgtcttgctAAGAATTATCGAACATAAGATTTCATATGTAAGGGAAGAAACTATAGCAAAATTTGGCATTCTTATAAGAATGACTTTTATGTTAGGATGAATCCAAAGTGAATTAGACAGTCCAAAGTCACCTCAGTCTGGCTTTATGGAAAGTATGGATAGCGGGACTGAGTTTTCAAAGCgtcaacatatatttatttgtgaCTGATATGAATGTGACTACCACAGATTGAAGAACTATTAACTATATATAACTTATAAATctttaagatataaaaaaaaaaattgtaatatcttAGACCAACTTCCCTAAAAGCTTGTGTTGTAAGGTGAAGGGCTGAAGGCTAAAGAATAGTTTTTATACATTTCTAACACACCCACGCAAGATTGCAAATTTGAAGTGTGGACAATGCACAGGTTCATACTTTTTCAAATGTAATGCCCCCctcccaaaaaagaaaaagaaaaaaaaaaacaagtaaagaAGCATACATACCTGGCCAATACTTGCAGCAGCTATAGGTTCATAatcaaaactaattaattttgatgacCAGCCAGGACCTAATTCAGCATTTAAAACTTGATTAAGCTGGCTCTTTGGCATCACATCTGCACCTTGACGAACAATTTCTAATGCAGCCAGGATCTACATATATAGGATTAAGAGTTCGTTTAAAgtcacataaaaatataaacaaaagtaaTTTACAGATTCCTCCAACGAACTGAACTCATGACCCTTCAATAAGAGCAAACATATCTGTTTGgaaagaataatttttcttcccagcatttgtaaaaatacaaaagataCTAGCAGCTAATATGAAATTATAaccacaaataataataataggattTTACAGCCTAATCAGTAAGTTGGAGATGACAAGCACATCTAACCATGGAACACATGATCATGGAAAAGTACCCAGTAAGAGGATCAGTACCCAATAAGCAGTCTTTAgttatttgttttcaaaaattgCACTTTTACTCTCTGTCCAACCTCAACCATTTGAAGGAAGGATGCATGTCTGACTGCTGATGACATCTAATCCTTGTTCAAGTACATCATATATAATTACACTTACTGAAACAAAGACTTAGAGCctattcaaaattcaattcaGTGCTGTAAATGATTTAGAGCTGTATGTTTGATACATCCCAAAAATTAAGTTTAGAGTGTTGTACACCCATCATTTAATTTGAAGTGAATTGTAATCTTAACCTCCGTAGTAAATAAATTACAAGGATAAGCTCATAAAAACACCGTTACTTATCACTCTAGAGACAATCACACTTTAGAGTAGCTATTTTGATACCAATTAAGGTGCAAGCATAAAAGACATGTCCAATTACCGGAGCAGGAACAAGAGATTCATCCTGTATGCTCAACATCTGCCCAATTTTGAGCGCCGCTCCACGCATTCTGCATAGCGCAAGAGCCAAACGTTCGGCATTTTTTTCAGACAAAAACGGGGAAAGTGCAGATTGATTGCCTTGCGTAGTAGGCGTACCAAAGGCAAGCCTCTTGGCAGATTCCTGAAGTGTCCCCCACGCAAGACCTGCTCCTAACCCAGCAAACCTACAATttcatacaacaacaacaaacaaacaaTTGAGCTACAAATAGTAAATGCTGATTTCATCACAATTCAAAACAACCAAACGCAATGCATCATACCATAGTGATGAAATTTCAAACGAAATCAAACAACACTAACCCAATAGCCCTAGAAAATGGAGTTGCGGGAACCTTCCTCTCCCTCGGTCTTCGTTTCCTCAACGGGGGCGGAGAAGGTGCCAGTGCCGGTGCCACTTCCTCACTTTCAACTTGATTAACCGTTTCAGCAGAGGTCACAACCTCACTTTTCTCCTCCTTTGCATCGTGATTTGCGTCGGAAGAAGACTTGGCAACATCGTCAATATTTGTTACTGTAGTGGTTGTTGTCGGTGTAGAATGGGATTGAGAAGAAGGAATGTCGTCGGAGAAAAAAACAACGGAACTAGACGCAGCAGCGTCGTGGCGTCGTGTGGCGGTAGAGGAGGGAGGAGTATCGGGGAAGTGGCGAACCTTTCCTTTGGTGATGCCGGAGAGGTCGGTGGCGGAGACGAGAGCTTTCTTAATTAGGGTTTGGAAATCTGAGGTTGTGGAGTTAGGTAAAGAGCGCTTCGCGAATTGGTTGGCGATTAGGGAAAAGCCATTGAAGAGCCTTGTGAGGTCCCTGAAGGAGGCCATTACATTAGTTTCTTCAGAGATTCATAATCAAAATGTCATGTTGTTGTTCTTGTATTCAGTATTGACTAACTAACTAGCAGCAAGCCAATGCTCGTTTTGGTGGTTAGTTTTTAATTCATGTGTCGGGAACCAAACACGTGTACGTGGCCTGCTTCCCCTCCATCAAACTAGGG includes these proteins:
- the LOC100783266 gene encoding protein ABC transporter 1, mitochondrial, with translation MASFRDLTRLFNGFSLIANQFAKRSLPNSTTSDFQTLIKKALVSATDLSGITKGKVRHFPDTPPSSTATRRHDAAASSSVVFFSDDIPSSQSHSTPTTTTTVTNIDDVAKSSSDANHDAKEEKSEVVTSAETVNQVESEEVAPALAPSPPPLRKRRPRERKVPATPFSRAIGFAGLGAGLAWGTLQESAKRLAFGTPTTQGNQSALSPFLSEKNAERLALALCRMRGAALKIGQMLSIQDESLVPAPILAALEIVRQGADVMPKSQLNQVLNAELGPGWSSKLISFDYEPIAAASIGQVHQAVMKDGMQVAMKIQYPGVADSIDSDIENVKLLLNYTNLIPKGLYLDRAIKVAKEELSRECDYKLEAANQKRFRDLLTGTDGLYVPIVVDDISSKRVLTTELVHGITIDKVALLDQETRNYIGKKLLELTLMELFVFQFMQTDPNWGNFLFDEATKTINLIDFGAARDYPKTFVDDYLRMVLACANGDSDGVVEMSRRLGFLTGMESDVMLDAHVQAGFIVGLPFSRPGGFDFRSTNITQSISHLGATMLRHRLTPPPDEAYSLHRKLSGAFLACIKIGAVVPCRELLLEVYKHHKFGEENEILSTGSVSA